A single region of the Candidatus Rokuibacteriota bacterium genome encodes:
- a CDS encoding ABC transporter ATP-binding protein yields the protein MAEPRLSLDHLSKRFGSRLAVDDLSLRVEPGEIYGLIGPNGSGKTTTVKMVTGLYRPSAGRIVIDGIDLSRAPEAAKRRVGYIPDEPFVYEKMSGREFLHLVGELYRVPRPERGRRIEEFLALYPIGEIVDQYVETYSRGNRQKVAIMASLLHAPSLLIVDEPIVGLDPESSIRTRELLKRFATDGGAILLCTHSLAFAETVCDRVGLLRDGRLIRDGTLSGLRAQAGLPGASLEALYLHFTNSHPR from the coding sequence ATGGCCGAGCCCCGCCTGTCGCTGGATCATCTCTCCAAGCGCTTCGGATCCCGCCTCGCCGTGGACGACCTCTCGCTCCGGGTTGAGCCCGGCGAGATCTACGGCCTCATCGGCCCCAACGGCTCGGGCAAGACCACCACGGTCAAGATGGTCACCGGCCTCTACCGTCCGAGCGCGGGGCGGATCGTCATCGACGGGATCGACCTGTCCCGCGCTCCGGAGGCGGCCAAGCGGCGCGTCGGCTACATTCCCGACGAGCCCTTCGTCTACGAGAAGATGTCCGGGCGCGAGTTCCTGCACCTGGTCGGCGAGTTGTACCGAGTGCCGCGCCCGGAGCGCGGCCGGAGGATCGAGGAGTTCCTCGCCCTCTACCCGATCGGCGAAATCGTGGACCAGTACGTGGAGACCTACTCCCGCGGCAACCGGCAGAAGGTCGCGATCATGGCGAGCCTGCTCCACGCGCCGAGCCTCCTGATCGTGGACGAGCCCATCGTCGGGCTCGACCCGGAAAGCTCGATCCGGACGCGGGAGCTGCTGAAGCGCTTCGCCACGGACGGCGGCGCGATCCTGCTCTGCACCCACTCGCTCGCCTTCGCCGAGACAGTCTGCGATCGGGTCGGCCTGCTCCGCGACGGACGCCTGATCCGGGACGGCACTCTGTCCGGGCTGCGCGCGCAGGCCGGGCTGCCGGGCGCGTCCCTGGAAGCGCTCTACCTGCACTTCACCAACTCCCACCCCCGATGA